The genome window CTCCGACATCTCCATGGACATCGCCACCAGCCCGGACAGGCCGGCCAGTGGCAGGCGCTCGACTCCTTTCTTGCCCACCATGAAGTAGCCGAGCTTTGCGCCCGCCTGACCGAGCCGCTCCACCGTCTGCTCCAGCGACGCCGTCGTCATGAACCGCTTCTCTCGGATCCGCCTGCTCTCGCCGAACAGCCCGGACAGGTCCAGTCCCGGGGACATGGAGATGATGTCGAACGCGTTCAGCGCCGGCGGGGCCTGGAACCCCAGCTCGCGCTCCGGCTGGCCACAGAGGAGGCCGCCGAGCTGCGAGTCGACGCTGAGCGAGCGCTTGAACCACGGGTGGGTCGCGAGCTCCGCAACGGCGAGGCGGGTGGCCGGGTTCGGGTCGAGCAGGCGGGACACGAGGCGGCGCGCCGGCCGCGACACCCACCGCGGTACCGCGTACTCGCGGCGGTGCGCCTTGCGGCACATGTCGGCGATGTTGGAGTCGTCGAACGGGAGGTggccggcgaggaggacgaAGAGGATGACGCCGCAGGACCACGCGTCGGCCTTGGCCCCGTCGTAGGCCTTGCGGCGGAGCACCTCGGGCGCCGCGAACGCGGGCGTCCCGCAGGCGGTGTGCAGGCGCCCGTCGTCGCGGAGCGAGTCCGGGAGCGCGGCGAGGCCGAAGTCGGAGACCTTGAGGTTGCCgtcggcgtcgaggaggacgtTCTGCGGCTTGACGTCGCGGTGGGAGACGCCGCGCGCGTGGCAGTAGATGAGCGCTGACACGAGCTGGAGGAACACGCGCCGCGCGGCGTGTTCGGGGAGCCTGCGCGCGGGCAGGGAGGCCAGCCTGGAGAGGAGGTCGCCCCCCGGGGCGAGCTCCATGACGAGGTACACCTTGGAGCGCGTGGCGAGCACCTCGTGGAGGCGGAGGACGTTGGGGTGGCGGAGGCGCTGCATGGCGGAGACTTCGCGGAGCACGCGCGCGGCCATGCCGATGGCAGCTAGCTCGGGCTTGTCGAGCACCTTGACGGCCACGGagtcgccgccggcgaggcaGCGCGCGTGGTACACCTTGGCGAAGGTGCCGCGGCCGAGGAGGCGGCCGAGCTCGTACTTTCCGAGGAGCGGGGCGCCGGTCTTGGCCGCCTTGCTCTTGGTGCTGCCGGCCATGGCGTTGGCGGGCGCGGCACCGAGCCAAGCGCCTGTCTTTGGCTTTGGTGACTTGCTGCGATGGCGGTGTTGTGATTTACAGGGGTGTTTGGTTGGTATATAAGGGAGGGAGTGGTTGAGTTAGCTACGTTGTTTGTGTATGTGTATTCCGCTCTACCCAGTGGCTTTGCTAGTTCTTGTTCCTAGcttttgtatttctttttttccgagGAGAAAAGggttatattaaaataaaacataatacatcacaatttcCAAAATTACAGAAAGAactctgaaaaaagaaaaaaaatgaaatacatCCAGGTCCTGACTTCGCTTATGCTACAACGATCCCAATCGGTGTACACGAACAGAGGCCCTGAAGCAACCCTCCTCGTACTGAGATCGATGACCAACTTCCAAGCTTCTGAACCACTAAAAGAGTATCCGTAGTTATATCACTTGCTTGAATATAGGAACACAGTCCTCCGCAGCCGCCGGCAAGGAACCTACGACCCCTAACCACAAGTGACAAGAAGGATTGCAAGAACTCCAATCCCCTCACAGCTAAAACAAGCACCACCAGCAAAAACACCGGTACATCACCACTGGCTTTGCTGATGAGACCATCAGTGACCATGGAGACACCATCCACAAAAAGATGAGGAacagaagttgcagcagccggctcACCACCGACAACCTGGACCAAAATTCTATCACATGGGAAACACCGAAACCCCACTCCATCCACAGAGAACACGGGGATCACCGAGACCACCAAAAGCCCCGATGTCATGCCAGACTCGAGGAACACGTCCAGCGCCGCCTCGTAGGCCGCGCCGCCACCACCCACGTGGACCTCCACCACTACGTAGGCGTCGCTGTCGGCTAGCGCCAATAGGCCCATGCCTCTAAGCACGACAACGTATCACGCTGCAAATTGGAAGGGGATGGCCATGACGGAGAAGCCTGAGAGGACGAACGTGCAGATGCAGACCTCCTGCTCCTCGCGGATGAGCTTCCAGCGCACTTGAGGCTCGAAGAACTCGACGCCGCAACCGATCTCGCCGAAGATGAAGAGGGGGAACAAAAGGCTTGATGAGATCCAGAATGACACCACCAAGAGAACCCTAGGCTACCTAGACTAACCTAATAACCTACAAAACTACACTACCAGGAGCCGGAGGCCGGGCCACTCTCCTCCTCCAATGCCAGCAAGGCCGTTGGAGGCGAGGGGGCTGGCTGAATCGACCTTGGAGAGGAGACGCTACTTTTCCGCCTGATGCTACTGTAGAACAAGAGAAGAGATGAGAAGCTCGCTTCTGTAGCTTTTGTATTTCTAGTATCAAATTATGGTTATCACTTACCACGGAAGGAGTAATTAGATCCAACTAAAAATTATAAGTCTTATTAGTgcagaaatttaaattttacagAGATTCAGTGACCATTGTTTGAAACACTAACAAGTTGAAAATTCTCTTTAACTTCACCGGTGAGTCGGTGACCACGGCCGGTTGTTAGTATGCATTCTCCGTGATATTACATTTACCTCTCACGGAATTTCTTTTTTATACATGGCAACTGCCTTATGTGTGAGTTGTAAAGAAATGATATTACGCATTTTTGTCGGCTATAAGTTAAAGTTGCCCATAAATTTAGCTTCTAATTACAGTTGAGCGCACGCCGAGGCCGAGTACATATATAGGGAAAAAAGAGTTAACTATtagaaattaaaacaaaaaaCTGATGATGCATCAGTATAGATGGAAGTAAATAATgatgtattaatatttttttatgatgataGTGTTTATTAATtacatatttttaaattaattaaaagtTTTCAAATAATTAAGAAGAGAGGAGATAGAGGACTAACTCTAATCGTGGACCGATTGATTGTATAAgttttcaaacaattatttatgtATGATGTCATTTGCACATGCTAACTCCCCTCTAGCCTTGATATTTGGGAGGGCCAACACGGCAGCACACAGTGAGCAAACAAGGCACGGTTGGATGCCGGATCGTGGATCTGTCCCAAAAAAAGATTGGGAGCGAAACACGGGATCGATCCTGATCTGGCCGTGGCGCCGCCGCGCATGCAGGTGGGAAAAAGGCCAGCCAGCCCGGGGACGCCGCGCTGTTCCTTCCTGGCCTTTCGCAGCTGCTGCCTACCGACCGCTGCTGGGAGTAGAGCACAACCTGGCGGCTGGACGCGGAAATGGAACCTCCGAGGGGAGGGCGAAAATATCGGAGGAACCAGTTGGAGACTTGCAACTTTCCCCGGGGGAAAATCTGGCGCAGCGTATGGTCGCAGGGCTGGCTCCAGTCGTGCTCCGGGGAGAAAGCGCCTGAGGACCAGCAAATCTGCCGTGGCGTGCATCTGATGTCAACCGCGCGCGGTGTCGAGGTGTTCCCGTCCCCGGTGGGCAACAGGATAGGGGCAGGACTGGCCGAGATACAAACCGGCCGACTTGGGATGGATTGGAGGTCTCGTTACTTTGCCACATGAATTTTGCTGAGAATATTTTTAGCTTAATCTCCACCGATCAGAGCCATCGGTAGGAGATTAAATTATACGAAaactgtaacatcctgagttttagtatttaaattatagcaaaatttatttttttctaattatttaagctaacataaaattaagaaaaaatatatttgaatatatatatatatatacacacacatgtatgtatatatttaaatatattattttgtctAAGTATTTTAAAAGTAccaaaataatttctaaattaacccgtgcaataaattgatcatatgcattttggtttatttgtttttatggttctttgagtggagatttgaatttgaatgtctctcaaattcaaatatattcttaGATTCAAATTAGCTGAAAtccaaattttattcaaatattttgaattcaaacctctcCCAAATCCCAAGGGTTCAAGTTCAAAtctttttctaattcaaatactcttattCGAATGGTTaccaaactcaaattcaaatactcctatttgaatttaatcccaaatattttcttttctcttttctcttgtCGAGCCACCTCCCTAGCCTAGCTGGCCCAACGCAACACCCCTATCCACTCCATCGCGCGCGGGTCGTAATGCACGCGCTGGCCTAACTCCCACGTGCGCAGTCCGCAGGTTGATCGCTCACTCTCTCCCACTGTCTGtgctcttctccttcctcaaatgcacgTCGCCGTGCTGTTGCTAGTCGTCGCCATTCCGGGCGCATTTAAGGCTACATCTAACTTTtgcgcccccccccctctctctctctgctctcagCGCATGCACCGAAATGCCTGACACCGTGACTTCGCGGCCACCGTACGTGATGGCCGGTGCTCACCATCGCCGCCTCCGCACAAATTTTGGTAGGCACCACCACTGAGATGCGCACCACGCCACCCTCATAGCCACCTCCTTCTCCCACTCCTGCTATAGAAGGGGAAGCCTGACCCTCCCCACACCTCCAATTCGCATCGCCGCCGCCCATTTCATCACCGTCGCTACCATGCCGTCACCGCCTCTTCCCCATGAGATGCCGAGAAGTAAGAGTCACTTGCACCAACAAGAGGTTCGAGTACTCTGCCGCCAACACCTGTACCATCAAGAGGTCTGAGTCCTTCATCGCTAGCACCTGCATCATCAAGAGGTCTAAGTCCTTCACCGCCAGCACCTGCAAAATCTAACAAGTCGATTTCATCTCAGAAATCGCTTTCATCTAAGAAAACAATTTCATCTAAGAAGCTTCTGCCACCTCAAATGTCGGCACCTCCTCAACCGTCAAAACTAACTCTTGAGGAATTAAGGCAGACAATTAACGCTAGTGTAACTGCACACTTCAAGCCTGCTCAACCTAAGATGAAGGATCTAGTCGATCCTGCAGCGCAGAAGTTGTTCATATCCATGGTGAAACAAAAATAGATGAGGGCACTAGATCCAAAGCCGAAATTGGACTACGAGCGCATCAAGGAGAAGCCTTACCTAAAGAAGGCCTCGGCCAAACAGTTTGTCTTTCTAGAGCTTAGATGGCAATTTGACTTGGGCAAACCGCTGATCAAACCAGATATGATGGTCAACCTATCCTATCAAATGTACAAATTCCATCAGTGGAACATGACGAAGATGAAAAAGGGTAGATAAATGATCGCTGCTAGGTACAAAGATGAAGATTTCAACAACGGCCCTGATGTATCGTGGTTGGAATTCAAGGAACTTTATAATGTTTACTAGCTAGACACCCTCGACCCacctatcttgagttgttggacacTGTAAGTGTCTTAGATTTACATTCTTCTACCATTTAATTGCATCTCTAACTTATTTCTGATATAGAATGGAAATACaaaaatgcagaaaagagtGCATTTACAAAGTAGGGTTCCTCTACCCATCACTTATCAATGGAAATCTTGTAAGAGAGAAACAACAAGAAACTGAGATCTATGCGTGGAAGGCTATGGTGAAGCTACAATGCAAGACATACATATTTTTACCCTACACCTTTATGTGTGTGTTTCCTTATATGCTCATTCTACTCTTTTatgcataatatatatatattggtccTCCTTGTTATCCAGCCCgacatgagcaagatcattgtattTGACTCCCAAAGGAGACCACAAACATAATTTCAACATGTAATAGACTTGCTAAacattttaagttgatcattttgtTATTCGCTCTAGTAATCTTCCATTCAATTGAACCTAAGTCTAGTAATATTATTTATAATCATGTACATGGCATTCACACGATACTGAAGGATAATGCTCGATTCTGTCCATACTAGAAGACCTTTACTGTCCAAACCAACTTTCTGATACGAACATAATATTCATGTCTCAAATTCCTACTAAATGACTAGATGCATGCCGCTAATAtttcatatctatttttagTGTAACAAGCAGGAACATGGCAACCATTTATGTGGCTTCAATGTATGTGAGTTCAAGCACATATTCACCGGTGACAGGGTGCTACAAGATGATGCAGAggtatgtaaatacatattgatACAAGCTTCTCAGTTTCTACACATGTTTtgtaggattgatttcttcaattcttctaatgaCAGGTTATCAAGTTGAACACAAGTAAACTTCTGTAACATCAACTCAATGCtattcaagaacaacttatcgggttcatcaatgatgaaGTGATAAGTCCAAAAGGTGAGTTTTATGAGCCGGCATATAAAACGCTTCCTTCAATGAGCACTTGGGACTTGGTGAGTTTGACAATTTTAGGCAAGAAGAGAGGTTGAACTGCCTATTTATTTCATTTGCATGACTGTTTCAAGTGAATTGTGAGatttctgaaacaaattgttCGTTAGAGAGTTTGAGCTATCTGTCCCAACCAACTAAGAACATTTATGAATGAAATGTTAGTCGTggatgtatatatgtgatttgtgaatgaaatgTGTTGAGGTACAAACGTATGTGATGAATTGTCTATGTACATATGCAATTTTCTGAATATGCTATTGCTAACAATAGTTGTattgggtgggggtgggggattatcactgtcagttaaTATAATGgactagcagtgataatccaactattactgtcggttaattatacaaaccggtagtgataattgggttatcactgctggtccaTTACATGAACTGGATTATCACTACCGCTTAACCACTACTTGTTCAAAAATCGATAGTAATGATATatttgaaccagcagtgatggccttttctatagtagtatATGTATTGTGCTACTTCAACTGCCtgcagtagttaaatcctatcaaacaattatcaTGTCTTTAATGTCATTATCATGAAtccatatcaccctaggattacctgtcattatctatattaatgatggacgacaccttgatatctagcatgcttaagATAGAATACATCTTTTTGGAGATGTCGCTATGGAATACATTTCTTCGGAGATGTTGCTTCATTGAATATCAATTCAGctcatatgccatgaatctttggtgattatgaaattcttgatgtcgtgtgggatatggcggGTAGTGCGTAAAaagggtgaaaactattttggcagGGGCAAGAAGAGTAGTCCTCTGATGAGGATgatcttgggggcttgagttacctgtgtggtattcattgctagcTGGAGATGCATGTCTCGATCGTATAAGTACCGAATCATTGCGATGTCATGCTAAGACGCTCcagtgcaaccatacgtcctgttatgggcaggacttgacctttCTATCTCTCGACTAAGCTGGATATTTTACTAGGAGGTCAGGGGAGCAACGGGAACCCAACCATCTGTCAGGTGCTTTGCCAGATGTTTATGGAACCAGACTCTTTACGAAGGTCCCGGTGGTACCCTGTCATCCCTTACGTAAACCTGGAGCAATTGAGGTGTCTCATAGTATAGTCCAACAATGGGAGGTGATTGAAGCGTGTCAGTATGGttcgctcctccacttgcaatgttagaggctgagcatatcgtgtgggtacaatatacaacctctatagagtgtaaatctattcgaatagccatgtccatgaTCATGGACATGTAAAGCAATGATCTCACTTGTTTAGACTTGGAGTATGTGTATCTttaatgagtgagtgtgtggactagatgtccatatgATGAGGTTACTGGCCCGATCCGTCAGGAGCTGTGTGGTACTGAATGTACACTAGATACAataatagggactgcggagtgatgTGTAGTCTCTCACAGGATAAAAAAATCCCAAGATATACCTTGCTACCTTAAACtatgatgagcctatggctccttcagatacaatcaatactactaatattcctcaaatcatacaaggtccaattacaaaagcacgtgcatgacaattagaacaccaggtgaacttgtttctcgctgtttatgcttccttggatgggttactactaaattcttgtgatattttattgcttagaaacatggaagaagcaccacaaccttacccgaacatcactcctcaaaggccaagtctactcggactcgaggctgagctctagtcgtggtcaaagtggt of Phragmites australis chromosome 3, lpPhrAust1.1, whole genome shotgun sequence contains these proteins:
- the LOC133912908 gene encoding CBL-interacting protein kinase 7 codes for the protein MAGSTKSKAAKTGAPLLGKYELGRLLGRGTFAKVYHARCLAGGDSVAVKVLDKPELAAIGMAARVLREVSAMQRLRHPNVLRLHEVLATRSKVYLVMELAPGGDLLSRLASLPARRLPEHAARRVFLQLVSALIYCHARGVSHRDVKPQNVLLDADGNLKVSDFGLAALPDSLRDDGRLHTACGTPAFAAPEVLRRKAYDGAKADAWSCGVILFVLLAGHLPFDDSNIADMCRKAHRREYAVPRWVSRPARRLVSRLLDPNPATRLAVAELATHPWFKRSLSVDSQLGGLLCGQPERELGFQAPPALNAFDIISMSPGLDLSGLFGESRRIREKRFMTTASLEQTVERLGQAGAKLGYFMVGKKGVERLPLAGLSGLVAMSMEMSEVSPALMLVELRLEGGDGDEAEAFGWEELRVELGDVVMAWHVCEQG